TGGCGCGCAACTACCGCAGCAGTGTGGTGCTATGCACCGCCACCCAGCCTGCGCTGCAGGCGCCCGAGTTCGTCGGCGGGCTGGAGCGGGTCCGTGAATTGGCGCCCGAGCCACCCGCACTGTTCCGCAAGCTGAAGCGCGTCCGGGTGAAACATGTGGGCGAACTGGACGACGAGGCTCTGACCGACCGCATGCGCGCGCACGAGCAGGTGCTGTGCATCGTGAACAACCGTCGCCACGCACGTGCGGTGTTCCAGACCATGTCGGATCTGGTGGGCGCGCGCCATCTGACGACGCTGATGTGCGCTCGCCATCGCAGCGAGGTGCTGGCCGGCGTACGAGAAGACCTGCGGCAGGGGCGGTCGTGCCGGCTCGTATCCACAAGCCTGATCGAGGCCGGGGTCGATGTAGACTTTCCCCTAGTGCTGCGCGCGCAGGCCGGGCTGGACTCCATCGCCCAAGCCGCCGGCCGCTGCAACCGGGAGGGGCGGCGCGCTGTCGCGGCCAGCGAGGTGCTGGTGTTCTCCACCGCAAACCCCGACTGGGCGCCGCCGCCGGAACTCAAGCAGTTCGCCCAGGCCGCCTCGACCGTACTACGCAGCCATACCAACGACCCGTTGTCGCCGGCTGCGATCCAGGCTTACTTCCGCGAGCTGTATTGGCAGAAGGGCAGCGCAGCGCTGGACTGCACCGACCTGCTGGGGTTGCTGCAGCGCAGCCGCCCCGACAGCCTGCCGATGGAAACGCTGGCGGCACGTTTTCGCATGATCGAGTCGGTGCAGATGCCGGTGATCGTGCCCTTCGACAAGGTCGCGCGTGAGGCGCTGCAGGCATTGCGCTTCGCGGACAAGAGCAGTGGCCTCGCCCGCCGCCTGCAGTCTTATCTGGTCCAGTTGCCCCGCCAGGGCTTCGAGGCACTGCGCAAGTCGGGTGCGATCCAGCCGGTGGCGCCCGAGCGCTGGGGCGAGCAGTTCATGGAACTGACAGTGATGGATCTGTACGACGAATGTTTCGGGTTGAGCTGGGACGATCCGGCCTTCTTAAGCAGCGAATCCTTGATGTGGTAGTTACAGGAACTGGCACATTGATTGACGTACATTGAACTTCCTAGGAACGCCGACTAGGCTGAACTCACGATCAAAGGGGTTACATCGTGGAGCAGCCAAAGGCACCGGGGCCGGATTTGCACATCAAGTTTGAGCTGAGCTTTCGACGGCACCGAAAACCTTTACTGCCTTGGTTGGTCATCGGCATCGCGTTGATCGGAGTGATTGAAAGACTGGTGCGGATGTGGATTGAAACCTAGGTCGTTCAATGTGAGTACGTGGGAAGAAGTCCGCCCCTCATCGTGAGGGGCGGCTTGAGCCATAAAGGAGGTGGAATGGCTTTTGGGGCAAGGATTCTGGTCTGGGGCGAACGCGCCTGCTTCACGCGACCGGAGATGAAAGTCGAGCGCGTGAGCTATGACGTCATCACGCCTTCCGCCGCGCGCGGCATCCTGGAAGCGATCCACTGGAAGCCGGCGATCCGCTGGCACATCGACCGCATCCACGTGCTGAAACCGATCCGCTTCGAGTCGATCCGGCGCAACGAGGTCGGCGGCAAACTATCGCCAGCCAGCGCGGCGAAAGCGATGAAGGCAGGCAGCACCGCCGGCCTCGCCACCTTCGTGGATGAGGACCGCCAGCAACGCGCTGCCACCGTGCTACGCGACGTACGCTACCTGATCGAGGCCCATTTCGAGCTCACCAGCCGTGCCGGACCTGACGACTCCGTTGGCAAGCATTTGGACATCTTCAACCGCCGCGCGCGCAAGGGGCAGTGCTTTCATGCCCCCTGTCTGGGCGTGCGCGAGTTTCCCGCCAGCTTCGCACTACTGGAGGACGATGCGCCCGCGCCCTTGCCGGACGATGGCGTGGAAGCCGACAAGGATCTGGGCTGGATGCTGCACGACATCGATTTTTCCGACGGAATGACCCCGCGCTTCTTCCGCGCCCATATGCACGGTGGCGTGATCGAAGTGCCGCCGTGGCAGGCTGGGGAGGTGAAGGCATGATCCTGCAGGCCCTTGCGCGCTACTACCAGCGGCTGATCGAGCAGCGGGCAGATGGGGTCGCGCCCTACGGCTACAGCCCAGAGAAAATCAGCTACGAGATCGTACTTTCACCCGATGGCGGAGTGCTAGCGGTAAACGACATCCGTGACACCACCGGGAAGAAGCCGCAGCCTCGGGTGCTGGAGGTGCCCCAGCCCGAGAAGCGCACGGTCGGCATCAAGTCCAACTTCCTGTGGGACAAGACCAGCTATGTGCTCGGCGTCAGTGCCACCAGCAAGCGTGCCGACAAGGAGCACGAAGCCTTCAAGGTGCTGCATGAAAGTGCGCTAGCGGGCGCGCCGGACGAGGGCCTGAAGGCCTTGCTGGCCTTCCTGCAGCGCTGGTCACCCGAGCAGTTCCAGGCACCGCTGTTTTCCGACGAGATGCTGGACGCCAACCTGGTATTCCGCCTCGATGACGAACATCGTCATCTTCATGAGCGCGAGGCCGCGCAGACCCTGCGCGCCCGTTTGTTGGGCGGTGGGGAGAAAGGTGCCGGGCCGGCGGCAGCCGCCGAGGGAGTCTGCCTGGTGCACGGCGAATCTGCGCCCATTGCCCGCCTGCATCCTGCAATCAAGGGCGTGAACGGCGCCCAGAGTTCGGGGGCCTCTCTGGTTTCCTTCAACCTCGACGCCTTCACCTCCTATGGCAAGAGCCAGGGAGACAACGCGCCGGTGTCCGAGCAGGCGGCCTTCGCCTACACCTCAGCGCTCAACCACCTACTGCGGCGCAGCGTGGACAACCGCCAGCGCCTGCAGGTGGGCGACACGACGGTCGTGTTCTGGGCCGAGGCCGTCGACAACGGGGCCGATGCTCAGGCCGCGGAGAGCTTCCTCGCCAGCCTGTTCGCTCCGCCGGAGGACGCCAGCGAGGCCGAACGCCTGCGCGTGGTGCTCGACGGCCTGAGCGAGGGCAGACCGCTGGCGGAGCTCGATCCCAGCCTCGCCCCCGGCACCCGTATGTACGTGCTAGGTCTGGCGCCGAATGCCTCGCGGCTGTCGGTCCGCTACTGGCAGGTGGACACCCTGGAAGTGTTCGCCAAGCGGCTGGCCCAGCATGCGCAGGATCTGCACATCGAACCGCTGCCCTGGCGCATCGAGCCCACCGTGTACCGCCTACTGCTCGCAACCGTGCCCAACCGCGAAGGGGCAATGCCGAAGGCCGACGACGCTTTCGACAACCTGATCGGCGAAACCATGCGCGCCATCCTCAGCGGTGGCCTGTACCCGCGCAGCCTGCTCGCCAGCACCATGATGCGCATCCGCAGCGACGGCAATCTTTCCGGCATGCGTGCCGCGATCTGCAAGGGTGTCCTGGTGCGCGAGCGCCGCCTGGGCATCCGCACTTCCGACGAGGAGATCCCCGTGAGTCTAGACAAGCAATCGACCCAGCCCGGCTACTTGCTCGGGCGGCTATTCGCGGTGCTGGAGTACGTGCAGCGCAGCGCGCTGGGCGGACAGGTGAACGCCACCATCCGCGACCGCTACTACGGCGCAGCCTCGGCGACACCAGCCGCCATTTTTCCTGTGCTGCTTCGGAATACACAGAACCACCTGGGCAAGCTGCGCAAGGAGCGGCCCGGCCAGGCAGTGGTGCTGGAAAAGGAAATCCGCGAGATCGTCGAAGGCCTGCCGGATCGCTTCCCGCGCAGCTTGAAAATCGAGGATCAGGGCCGCTTCGCCATCGGCTACTACCACCAGTCCCAGGCCCATTTCACCAAGCGCGACGCGACCGGCGGCGCAGCCGAAAACACCGAAACCGAAGGAGCCATTTGATGACGGCCATCGCCCACCGCTATGAATTTGTCTATCTGTTCGACGTCACCAATGGCAACCCCAATGGCGACCCCGACGCCGGCAACCTGCCGCGCCTCGACCCGGAAACCAACCGCGGGTTGGTAACCGATGTCGCCCTCAAGCGCAAGATCCGCAACTTCGTGGCCCTGGATAAGGAAGGTGGCCCCGGGCACGCGATCTACATGCAGGAGAAGGCCATTCTCAATCTGCAGCACGAAAAAGCCTGGAAGGCATTGGACATTCCGCCCGACACCAAGGATGGCTACAAGAAACTGCCCAAGGACGAAGCCAAGGCGCGGGAGATCACCGCCTGGATGTGCACCAATTTCTTTGACGTGCGTACCTTCGGCGCGGTGATGACGACCGGGATCAATGCCGGTCAGGTGCGCGGTCCAGTGCAGTTGGGCTTCGCCACTTCGGTCGAGCCAGTGTTGCCGCTGGAAATCTCCATCACCCGCATGGCAGTCACCACCGAAAAGGAAGCCGAGGCGCAAAGCGGCGACAACCGGACCATGGGCCGCAAGCACATCCTGCCCTACGGCCTGTACCGCGCGCACGGCTTCGTCTCCGCCAAGCTGGCCGAGCGCACTGGTTTTTCCGATGACGATCTGCAGCTGCTGTGGCGTGCCCTCATCAACATGTTCGAGCACGACCGCTCTGCCGCACGCGGCGAGATGGCGGCGCGCAAGCTGATCGTGTTCGAGCACGCAAGCGCCATGGGCGACGCGCCGGCGCATGTGCTGTTCGACACCGTCAAGGTCGAACGCGCAACGCTGGAGGATGACGGCCCGGCGCGCAGCTTCGCCGATTACCGCGTCCACATCGATGCAGAAGCGCTGCCTCGTGGTATCAGCGTGCGCGAATACCTCTAAGCGAACGGAGTGCTGAAGGATGGAAGAAGACGACCTCATCCCGATCTCCGCCCTTCAGCATTACCTCTACTGCCCACGTCAGTGTGCGTTGATCCACGTCGAGCGTCTGTGGGCGGAGAACCGTCAGACCGCCGAGGGGCGCCTGTTCCACGATCGCGCCGACAAGCCGATGGTGGAACGGCGCCACGGCGTGCGCACGGTCACGGCAATGCCGCTCTCCAATGCCGAACTGGGCATCGCCGGCGTGGCCGATGCAGTGGAGTTCCACTCCAGCGACGAGGGCGAGTGTCCCTACCCTGTGGAATACAAGCGCGGCCGGCCCAAGGCGCATCGCGCCGACAAGGTGCAACTGTGCGCCCAGGCACTATGCCTCGAGGCCATGTTCGGCGTGAAAGTGGTGGAGGGAGCGCTCTTTTACGGCACGCCGCGCCGGCGGCAGGTCGTTGTGTTCGACGATGCATTGCGTAGCCTGACCCTGGCGGTCATTCGCGACACCCGCATCATGATCGCCGCCGGGCGCACACCGACCGCGACCTACGATGCCGGACGCTGTGACGCTTGCTCGCTGATCGATCTGTGCCAGCCGCGGCTGCTTGCGCGTGCTGCCGGAGTCGAAGGCTGGCTGCGCCGGCAGTTGAAGCACGAGGACTGAAGAATGCGCCGTCAACTCAATACCTTGTACGTCACCACCGAGGGCGCCTGGCTTAAGAAGGACGGCGCCAACATCGTCATGGAAGTCGAGGGCAACGAGCGCGCCCGTCTGCCCGCGCACATGCTCGAGAGCCTCGTCTGCATCGGCCGCGTGCTGGTCTCACCGCCGCTGCTAGGCTACTGCGCCGAACAGGGCATCAGCGTGTGTTTTCTGTCCATGAACGGCCGGTTCCTGGCACGCGTAGAAGGGCCCGTATCGGGCAACGTCCTACTGCGGCGCGAGCAATACCGGCGCAGTGACGATCCGGCTGGATGCGCCGCGATCGTGCGCAACCTGCTGCTGGGCAAGGTGCATAACCAGCGCGCAGTCGTGAGCCGCGCCGTGCGTGACCACGGCGACAGCGTAGATGAATCTGCCCGCCTTGCGCTTGCACGAGCGCGGGAACGGCTGCGGCGCATTGCCGAACGATTGCTGATCGAAACTGAACTGAATACACTGCGCGGCCTTGAGGGGGAAGCGGCCCAAGCCTACTTCGGCGTGTTCGATCACTTGATCCGAACGGAGAAACCTGCGCTACGTTTCAACGGCCGCAGTCGGCGACCACCGAAGGACGCCATCAACGCCTTGCTATCCTTCCTGTACACATTGTTGACACATGACTGCCGGTCGGCACTGGAGACGGCAGGACTGGACCCTGCTGTCGGTTTTCTCCACCGGGACCGCCCCGGCAGACCCAGCCTGGCTCTCGACCTGGTCGAAGAGTTTCGTCCGCTCCTGGCAGACCGCCTTGCCCTGTCACTGCTGAACCGCAAGCAACTGGATGAACGCGACTTCGTAACGCTCGACAACGGTGCAGTACTGCTCAAAGAGGGTTCGCGCAAGACCGTGCTGGCTGCCTATCAGGAACGCAAACGCGAGGAGTTGTGGCATGCATTCTTTGAGGAGAAGGCGCCACTCGGGCTCTTTCCTGCGCTACAGGCACAACTGCTGGCGCGCCACCTCCGTGGTGACCTGGACGCCTACCCATCATTCCTGTGGAAATAGGGCGCAGACATGATGGTGCTGGTAAGTTACGACGTCAGCACCCGGGAGACGGGTGGAGACCGGCGCCTACGCCGGGTGGCCAAAGCATGCCGAGACTATGGCCAGCGGGTGCAATACTCGGTGTTCGAGATCGAGGTCGATCCAGCTCAGTGGGTCATGCTGAAGCAAAGGCTGATCGACCTGATCGACCCTGTTCAGGACAGCCTGCGTTTCTACTATCTCGGCAAGCACTGGCAAGCTCGGATCGAGCACATCGGCGCCAAGGCTGTACTCGATCTCAACAGCCCACTGATCTTATGACCGATCCAAGATGTCAAGTGCGAACCTGAAGCTCCGTGCAAATTCCCAGCCCATTCGCGCTTGTCTTATGAGTTTGATCTAGAACGGTTTCCACTGTGATATCGAGTTTGTAGAAGATGTGCTGAGACCCATTTATGGGTAGCTCGCCGAAATAGCCAGAATTACGCTATAAATTCAGCATGTTACATTGACGCGGTCGCGCCCCGCACGGGCGCGTGGATTGAAACGCGTACTGCTCGATGCGCTTCACGCGGGCGCCCTCGTCGCGCCCCGCACGGGCGCGTGGATTGAAACCCTCTTGCTCCGACAGCGTAACGTCCGGGAATGCGTCGCGCCCCGCACGGGCGCGTGGATTGAAACCCGATCAGGTCGAGCGTGCGCTCGCGCGGATACAGGGTCGCGCCCCGCACGGGCGCGTGGATTGAAACAGCCCGGATGCCTTCATGTCGTCGGCCAGTGCCACGTCGCGCCCCGCACGGGCGCGTGGATTGAAACCGTGCTTGGGGAAGTGGTTGAGATAGACGTTCAGGGTCGCGCCCCGCACGGGCGCGTGGATTG
The window above is part of the Thauera aromatica K172 genome. Proteins encoded here:
- the cas8c gene encoding type I-C CRISPR-associated protein Cas8c/Csd1; translation: MILQALARYYQRLIEQRADGVAPYGYSPEKISYEIVLSPDGGVLAVNDIRDTTGKKPQPRVLEVPQPEKRTVGIKSNFLWDKTSYVLGVSATSKRADKEHEAFKVLHESALAGAPDEGLKALLAFLQRWSPEQFQAPLFSDEMLDANLVFRLDDEHRHLHEREAAQTLRARLLGGGEKGAGPAAAAEGVCLVHGESAPIARLHPAIKGVNGAQSSGASLVSFNLDAFTSYGKSQGDNAPVSEQAAFAYTSALNHLLRRSVDNRQRLQVGDTTVVFWAEAVDNGADAQAAESFLASLFAPPEDASEAERLRVVLDGLSEGRPLAELDPSLAPGTRMYVLGLAPNASRLSVRYWQVDTLEVFAKRLAQHAQDLHIEPLPWRIEPTVYRLLLATVPNREGAMPKADDAFDNLIGETMRAILSGGLYPRSLLASTMMRIRSDGNLSGMRAAICKGVLVRERRLGIRTSDEEIPVSLDKQSTQPGYLLGRLFAVLEYVQRSALGGQVNATIRDRYYGAASATPAAIFPVLLRNTQNHLGKLRKERPGQAVVLEKEIREIVEGLPDRFPRSLKIEDQGRFAIGYYHQSQAHFTKRDATGGAAENTETEGAI
- the cas2 gene encoding CRISPR-associated endonuclease Cas2, yielding MMVLVSYDVSTRETGGDRRLRRVAKACRDYGQRVQYSVFEIEVDPAQWVMLKQRLIDLIDPVQDSLRFYYLGKHWQARIEHIGAKAVLDLNSPLIL
- the cas4 gene encoding CRISPR-associated protein Cas4 translates to MEEDDLIPISALQHYLYCPRQCALIHVERLWAENRQTAEGRLFHDRADKPMVERRHGVRTVTAMPLSNAELGIAGVADAVEFHSSDEGECPYPVEYKRGRPKAHRADKVQLCAQALCLEAMFGVKVVEGALFYGTPRRRQVVVFDDALRSLTLAVIRDTRIMIAAGRTPTATYDAGRCDACSLIDLCQPRLLARAAGVEGWLRRQLKHED
- the cas7c gene encoding type I-C CRISPR-associated protein Cas7/Csd2, translated to MTAIAHRYEFVYLFDVTNGNPNGDPDAGNLPRLDPETNRGLVTDVALKRKIRNFVALDKEGGPGHAIYMQEKAILNLQHEKAWKALDIPPDTKDGYKKLPKDEAKAREITAWMCTNFFDVRTFGAVMTTGINAGQVRGPVQLGFATSVEPVLPLEISITRMAVTTEKEAEAQSGDNRTMGRKHILPYGLYRAHGFVSAKLAERTGFSDDDLQLLWRALINMFEHDRSAARGEMAARKLIVFEHASAMGDAPAHVLFDTVKVERATLEDDGPARSFADYRVHIDAEALPRGISVREYL
- the cas5c gene encoding type I-C CRISPR-associated protein Cas5c, producing MAFGARILVWGERACFTRPEMKVERVSYDVITPSAARGILEAIHWKPAIRWHIDRIHVLKPIRFESIRRNEVGGKLSPASAAKAMKAGSTAGLATFVDEDRQQRAATVLRDVRYLIEAHFELTSRAGPDDSVGKHLDIFNRRARKGQCFHAPCLGVREFPASFALLEDDAPAPLPDDGVEADKDLGWMLHDIDFSDGMTPRFFRAHMHGGVIEVPPWQAGEVKA
- the cas1c gene encoding type I-C CRISPR-associated endonuclease Cas1c, producing MRRQLNTLYVTTEGAWLKKDGANIVMEVEGNERARLPAHMLESLVCIGRVLVSPPLLGYCAEQGISVCFLSMNGRFLARVEGPVSGNVLLRREQYRRSDDPAGCAAIVRNLLLGKVHNQRAVVSRAVRDHGDSVDESARLALARARERLRRIAERLLIETELNTLRGLEGEAAQAYFGVFDHLIRTEKPALRFNGRSRRPPKDAINALLSFLYTLLTHDCRSALETAGLDPAVGFLHRDRPGRPSLALDLVEEFRPLLADRLALSLLNRKQLDERDFVTLDNGAVLLKEGSRKTVLAAYQERKREELWHAFFEEKAPLGLFPALQAQLLARHLRGDLDAYPSFLWK